From a single Candidatus Binatia bacterium genomic region:
- a CDS encoding porin — MRIRTPLLCGAALALIARPALADDAAILKRLDALQHMMELQQKQIAAQRDEITSLKTALRRKGIKAVAPQAEPAEATPQAPSTEVEARVAQQQVAIDDLVGKFAALEDRTRVEKADKPVWSIAGGRPSVTSADGRFSLAIRVLGQYDTGYFMQSAHALQLAAANGPDLSSGSNWRRAQLGVQGKLFGDWNYFFNYEFGSGVSSGNELQGRIQQAYVEYAGLAPFLFRVGAYPWSANLEDATGAADVIFLERNAPSDLSRSLAAGDGRDGIGVIYAGESLFASFAYTGGKAADTSLFFDEQQAVVGRVSDVFYSDQDWKLLLSGAGTYVFHGGDATAGAGSAQNITLQDPPELTIDDNSNKLVSTGAINTKSAWNYGIEGAAEWRSVYSQAGYFGYGLQQRAVGAPTLDFNGWYAQASWIITGESRPYNAANGSFSNPKPRIPFSLDGWGLGAWEIAARYSDLDLNDHAGVLGSAVPAGGIRGGDQRIFTAALNWYPNGALKFSLQWQDDQISRIGTIPAGFGHGTLNNAEVGQNFTTFAFRSQIAL; from the coding sequence GTGAGAATTCGCACTCCACTTCTGTGCGGAGCGGCGCTAGCGCTGATCGCCCGACCGGCGCTGGCGGACGATGCCGCCATCCTGAAGCGGCTGGACGCGCTCCAGCACATGATGGAGCTGCAGCAAAAGCAGATCGCGGCGCAGCGCGACGAAATCACCTCCCTGAAGACCGCGCTCCGCCGCAAGGGCATCAAGGCCGTCGCGCCCCAGGCGGAGCCCGCCGAAGCGACGCCGCAGGCCCCGTCCACCGAGGTCGAGGCGCGGGTCGCGCAACAGCAGGTGGCGATCGACGATCTGGTTGGCAAATTCGCGGCCCTCGAGGACCGTACGCGCGTCGAGAAGGCGGACAAACCCGTCTGGAGCATCGCGGGCGGGCGGCCGAGCGTGACGTCGGCCGACGGACGATTCTCGCTCGCGATTCGCGTGCTCGGACAGTACGACACAGGCTATTTCATGCAGAGCGCGCATGCGCTTCAGCTTGCGGCGGCGAACGGGCCCGACCTTTCGAGCGGCTCGAACTGGCGCCGCGCGCAGCTGGGCGTGCAAGGCAAGCTGTTCGGAGACTGGAATTACTTTTTCAATTATGAATTCGGCAGCGGCGTGTCGAGCGGCAACGAGCTGCAAGGTCGCATCCAGCAGGCTTATGTGGAATATGCGGGGTTGGCGCCCTTCCTGTTCCGCGTCGGCGCCTACCCCTGGAGTGCAAATCTCGAAGATGCGACCGGGGCGGCCGACGTGATCTTTCTGGAGCGCAACGCGCCATCCGATCTGTCGCGCAGTCTCGCCGCCGGCGACGGACGCGACGGTATCGGCGTCATCTATGCGGGCGAGTCGCTGTTCGCCTCGTTCGCCTACACAGGCGGCAAGGCAGCCGACACGAGCCTGTTCTTCGATGAGCAGCAGGCGGTCGTTGGCCGCGTCAGCGACGTTTTCTACTCCGACCAGGACTGGAAGCTCCTGCTCTCGGGAGCGGGCACCTACGTTTTCCACGGCGGCGACGCGACCGCGGGCGCCGGCTCGGCGCAGAACATCACGCTGCAGGACCCGCCGGAACTCACGATCGACGACAACAGCAACAAGCTCGTCTCGACCGGCGCGATTAACACCAAGAGCGCCTGGAACTACGGCATCGAAGGCGCCGCAGAATGGCGAAGCGTCTACAGCCAAGCCGGCTATTTCGGTTACGGGCTGCAGCAGCGCGCGGTGGGCGCACCGACGCTCGATTTCAACGGCTGGTACGCGCAAGCAAGTTGGATCATAACCGGCGAAAGTCGCCCCTATAATGCTGCGAACGGTTCGTTTTCCAATCCCAAACCGCGCATCCCCTTTTCACTCGACGGCTGGGGACTCGGCGCATGGGAGATCGCCGCGCGCTACAGCGACCTCGATCTGAACGATCATGCGGGCGTGCTCGGCTCGGCGGTTCCCGCTGGCGGAATACGCGGCGGTGATCAGCGCATCTTTACCGCAGCCTTGAACTGGTATCCGAACGGCGCTCTTAAATTCTCACTGCAATGGCAGGACGACCAGATCAGCCGCATCGGCACGATACCGGCAGGCTTCGGTCACGGCACCCTGAACAATGCCGAGGTGGGGCAGAACTTCACGACGTTCGCCTTCCGCTCGCAGATCGCGCTGTAG